From Zhongshania aliphaticivorans, one genomic window encodes:
- a CDS encoding efflux RND transporter permease subunit: MAVLENRKTAWFLFTAVTLFFAMGLKNVELKTIFSDLLPKDDPFIQVFKDHPNFGNPLTFTLMVKTKKGDIYNAQTLDKVWQLTRDIDLSPGVDHDQILSIASAKARYAEATPFGIDAQPLMGDSVPVTPQEIARFKENVRKSPNAQQFLISGDETATLISATFIEQRLDYGEAFTFVKALADNARDANHEVYMAGQPALTGWVYEYQHQMIGIFGITLGALIIALVLYTQNIAGVVTPIFASIVAAIWGFGFAGWMRLPIEPLLMIVPLLLIARSFSHCVQFTERFYEVFAQVGDKVRAAGITTGLMLAPSILGIITDAAGIFLISIAPIPAMERFSLFCGFWAMMLAPTGVFLAPLLLSVLPAPKNLDKIISDESGGVHGRVKSVLAWIATFSQGKRARYTTFVVVIIALFSFYHSMRIQIGNPVEGSNLLWEDSEYNVSVAEINSHFPGVNTLEVILEAKDSNNPNRVARQAETVATMLQLQAIMEGGEDAPRATLSFGDFLMDANRLISGGHPKWLPLDDTDAAVNAATSAVLMGTSPKAYSHVVDFELQNSTVSFWYPDNKQNTVDHALASAEAAIAKVGIDHPDFTVRLGSGTIAIQQAINHVVERYHWLIMGLLNLVILLVSSYAYRSLVAGVVLLIPVNLSNMILTTCMSFMGIGLDINSLMVAAIGVGVGIDYGIYLLSRMCEEYQEREDYGASITAALTTTGKAIMFTASIMLIGILPWYFLSGLKFLADMGLLLVLVMLINMVIALVVLPLLVWLIKPKFVSSKDIMVLGEGVDIAKLMAEDAEKKQAENHRSLKAEAV, from the coding sequence ATGGCTGTTCTGGAAAACAGAAAAACAGCCTGGTTTTTGTTTACTGCTGTAACACTCTTTTTTGCGATGGGCTTAAAGAATGTTGAGCTTAAGACAATTTTCTCTGACTTGCTTCCTAAAGACGACCCGTTTATACAGGTATTTAAAGATCATCCAAATTTTGGTAATCCATTGACTTTTACCTTGATGGTAAAAACCAAAAAGGGTGACATCTACAATGCCCAAACGCTGGATAAAGTCTGGCAGCTTACCCGTGATATCGATTTGTCGCCCGGCGTAGATCACGACCAAATACTGTCGATTGCCTCCGCAAAGGCGCGTTATGCCGAAGCCACGCCGTTTGGTATCGATGCCCAGCCCTTGATGGGAGATTCGGTGCCGGTCACGCCGCAAGAAATAGCCAGGTTTAAGGAGAATGTGCGTAAATCCCCGAATGCGCAGCAGTTTCTGATTTCTGGTGACGAAACCGCAACCCTAATATCGGCTACCTTTATAGAGCAGCGCTTAGATTACGGTGAGGCATTCACCTTTGTTAAGGCTTTGGCAGATAACGCCCGCGATGCAAATCACGAGGTCTATATGGCGGGTCAGCCAGCCTTGACGGGGTGGGTGTATGAATACCAACATCAGATGATTGGCATTTTTGGTATTACCCTTGGTGCCTTAATTATTGCGCTTGTGCTGTACACCCAAAATATTGCCGGGGTAGTTACACCCATATTTGCCAGTATCGTTGCCGCGATTTGGGGCTTTGGCTTTGCAGGTTGGATGCGCTTACCGATTGAACCCCTGTTAATGATTGTGCCGCTGCTATTGATTGCGAGATCGTTTAGTCATTGTGTTCAGTTCACTGAACGCTTCTACGAAGTGTTTGCTCAGGTGGGCGACAAGGTGAGAGCCGCAGGGATCACTACGGGCCTTATGTTGGCACCGTCGATACTGGGAATTATCACTGACGCGGCCGGTATCTTCCTGATTTCTATTGCGCCTATTCCGGCAATGGAACGCTTCTCGCTGTTCTGTGGGTTTTGGGCAATGATGCTCGCACCGACAGGGGTGTTTCTTGCGCCGTTGCTGTTGTCTGTTCTGCCTGCCCCTAAAAATCTCGACAAGATTATTTCCGATGAATCTGGTGGTGTGCATGGCCGGGTGAAATCGGTGTTGGCGTGGATAGCGACTTTCTCTCAGGGTAAACGCGCCCGCTACACCACGTTCGTTGTGGTAATCATTGCGCTATTTTCGTTCTATCACTCTATGCGTATTCAAATTGGTAATCCCGTTGAGGGCAGTAATTTGCTCTGGGAAGATTCTGAATACAATGTTTCGGTGGCTGAAATAAACTCCCATTTTCCCGGCGTGAATACCTTAGAGGTTATTCTCGAGGCGAAAGACTCAAATAATCCCAATCGCGTCGCGCGGCAAGCGGAAACAGTGGCAACCATGTTGCAGCTCCAGGCCATTATGGAGGGCGGGGAAGACGCGCCACGGGCGACACTTTCGTTTGGCGATTTCTTGATGGATGCGAATCGGCTGATTTCGGGTGGGCATCCGAAATGGCTGCCACTGGACGACACCGATGCTGCGGTTAATGCGGCAACCTCCGCGGTGCTCATGGGCACAAGTCCTAAGGCCTACTCCCATGTTGTCGACTTTGAACTGCAAAACTCAACGGTTTCATTTTGGTACCCAGACAATAAGCAGAATACGGTCGACCACGCGCTTGCTTCAGCGGAAGCGGCTATTGCCAAGGTTGGTATAGATCATCCCGATTTCACCGTGCGCCTTGGTAGCGGCACTATTGCGATTCAGCAAGCGATAAACCACGTTGTAGAGCGTTATCACTGGTTGATTATGGGCTTGCTCAACCTAGTTATTCTATTGGTTTCAAGCTACGCCTACCGCTCCTTGGTTGCCGGTGTGGTGCTACTAATCCCCGTTAACCTTTCCAATATGATCCTCACCACATGCATGTCGTTCATGGGCATTGGTTTAGATATTAACTCACTAATGGTTGCGGCGATTGGTGTTGGGGTTGGTATTGATTACGGGATTTATTTGCTCAGTAGAATGTGTGAAGAGTATCAGGAACGTGAGGATTATGGCGCGTCGATTACCGCTGCACTGACGACTACGGGCAAAGCCATTATGTTTACCGCCAGTATTATGCTAATCGGTATTCTCCCTTGGTACTTCTTATCAGGTCTTAAGTTTTTAGCAGATATGGGTTTGCTGCTGGTGCTTGTCATGTTGATCAATATGGTGATCGCGCTGGTCGTTTTACCCCTGCTGGTGTGGCTAATCAAACCTAAGTTTGTGTCTAGTAAAGACATTATGGTACTGGGCGAGGGCGTCGATATCGCTAAGCTAATGGCAGAAGATGCTGAAAAAAAACAAGCCGAAAATCACCGTAGTTTAAAAGCCGAGGCAGTGTAG
- a CDS encoding DUF1302 family protein, with the protein MKNNNQLAAAITLATLGVCNSAWSANGDFLGIDYSSSGFIRLEAAAKTVSEENPYNQRGNVFNGETINRYGGVNAGTLLGLNLPIAVGVPISDTATRNGEPANNDFNFTQIRLENTVQLRFSDNWSATAKIRGIFDAAQYDEFDPDSVNSNAAGYLYGKPNYFEYDDYETGGEQNRLEVAGENYMVDFPSLYVDYQNGPILVRAGNQQIAWGQALFFRVMDVANGLDLRRHLILDFASEEYADERIASPAVRVSYQLNASWELDMFAQAFQPTIYANPNTPYNVIPSQFTVHDRYSDANEKINSGFRLKGNIGDFGLQFMYTNRYNPDGVIRWTASGVNRDAPGLVGTGAILAQTPLEVDPTGVWTAEEWFTYAGMARLDGVEGLNKLITDFPASQLLLARPVDGIDAAKEELDLFFILTGGVGGSLTTGQGMGGLRGHIEREYKREDIFGTGFSYIFSGEPGSWLDQLILNFEVSFTPDRVFTSPDLGQEYLVEDEYISALVLEKYQRFSRNFPATYFVFQWMHRTESDLFGRHLSGMGGTANNAPLGVDGWDGLVLALQQPFPGLVWRADLSVLYDTRGGVFVQPALKWKPSGNWNIEAFYTYIDDDISSDANVNIMQTFDWAEEFGLRVAYQF; encoded by the coding sequence ATGAAAAATAATAATCAGCTGGCGGCAGCTATTACCCTTGCAACACTCGGCGTATGCAACTCTGCGTGGTCGGCAAACGGTGACTTTTTGGGTATTGACTACAGTTCCAGTGGCTTTATCCGGCTAGAAGCGGCGGCCAAAACAGTGAGTGAAGAAAACCCTTATAACCAGCGCGGTAATGTATTTAATGGCGAAACCATAAATCGCTATGGCGGCGTAAATGCGGGGACCTTACTGGGCTTGAATTTACCGATTGCGGTTGGCGTACCAATCAGTGATACGGCAACGCGCAATGGTGAACCGGCGAATAATGATTTTAATTTTACCCAGATTCGCTTAGAGAATACCGTGCAATTGCGGTTTAGCGACAATTGGTCTGCTACGGCTAAAATCCGCGGCATTTTTGACGCTGCGCAATATGACGAATTTGATCCCGACAGCGTAAACAGTAATGCGGCAGGTTATCTTTATGGTAAGCCAAATTACTTTGAATACGATGACTATGAAACTGGTGGTGAACAGAATCGTTTAGAAGTCGCTGGCGAAAACTATATGGTTGATTTTCCATCACTGTATGTGGATTACCAAAACGGGCCAATTTTGGTGCGGGCGGGTAATCAGCAAATTGCCTGGGGTCAAGCCTTGTTCTTCCGGGTAATGGACGTTGCCAATGGCTTAGACTTGCGTCGCCATTTAATTCTGGATTTTGCCTCAGAAGAGTATGCAGATGAGCGTATAGCGTCTCCTGCCGTTCGGGTGTCTTATCAATTAAATGCGAGCTGGGAATTGGATATGTTTGCGCAAGCATTCCAGCCGACCATTTACGCCAACCCAAATACACCCTACAACGTTATACCGAGCCAGTTCACTGTGCATGATCGCTACAGCGACGCTAATGAAAAAATTAACAGTGGCTTTCGTCTAAAGGGCAATATTGGTGATTTCGGTTTGCAGTTTATGTACACCAATCGTTACAACCCCGACGGCGTTATTCGCTGGACGGCATCAGGTGTTAATCGCGACGCACCGGGCTTGGTTGGTACAGGCGCTATTCTTGCGCAGACGCCTTTAGAAGTTGACCCCACCGGTGTGTGGACCGCGGAAGAATGGTTTACCTACGCGGGTATGGCGAGGCTAGATGGTGTGGAAGGTTTGAATAAGCTGATTACCGATTTCCCCGCCTCTCAGCTGTTATTGGCAAGGCCGGTAGATGGCATTGATGCGGCGAAGGAGGAGCTGGATCTGTTCTTTATTCTCACGGGCGGTGTCGGTGGCAGCCTGACCACTGGGCAAGGCATGGGCGGTTTGCGCGGACATATTGAGCGTGAGTACAAACGCGAAGATATTTTTGGTACCGGCTTTAGTTATATCTTTAGCGGTGAACCGGGCAGTTGGTTAGACCAGCTCATTCTTAACTTTGAGGTGTCGTTTACCCCTGACCGCGTGTTTACCTCCCCTGACCTAGGTCAGGAATATTTAGTTGAAGATGAATATATTTCTGCTTTGGTACTGGAAAAGTATCAGCGCTTTAGTCGGAACTTTCCCGCAACGTACTTTGTATTTCAGTGGATGCACCGCACTGAGAGTGATTTGTTTGGGCGGCATTTGAGTGGTATGGGCGGCACGGCTAATAATGCGCCATTGGGTGTCGATGGCTGGGACGGTTTGGTGTTGGCGCTCCAACAGCCGTTTCCTGGTTTGGTATGGCGCGCGGATCTGTCGGTGCTGTATGACACTAGAGGTGGTGTTTTCGTGCAGCCTGCGCTCAAGTGGAAACCAAGCGGCAATTGGAATATTGAGGCCTTCTATACCTATATAGACGATGATATTAGCTCCGATGCCAACGTCAATATAATGCAAACCTTTGACTGGGCCGAAGAATTTGGTCTGAGGGTTGCCTACCAATTTTAA
- a CDS encoding DUF1329 domain-containing protein, with protein MHIKKYDTNYSRRRFMENTVKGIGAGGVLAPLWPLIANAGDVSKAYPDELLSIDMYTKGKIKAGDVITAENVEHVKELLDPIAYMHVKEMGRRIHIVEPVKDITRIFPTEYLEATLKNQGKAVIGQDGNVYTKGGEPWIGGTPFPEPKNGIEAQYNLTLSWGRHDYSQYAVRDWDIDSSGELSYQYDFVWTELNTTARTDGTVWKGKKDLLRYQSVFFTAPNDSAGTSFLNIWDYDQRKFPELHGYIPAFRRVRQFPTNQRFEPLVPGITLFLSDAWAAGDPLQTWGNYKIIGRQPMLGAIGSRNFHGGYHDNWEKPVHGGPKDQTFFDTYMELVPECIVLEAEPTGYARAPVGKKRVWIDVRNQMYVAYVIYDRRGEIWKSFEPHYAMQDNDKMTRNDGAFPAWSWSSVHSHDIQSNRMSRFVQAKSVTGGYQSNYDPGDVDVFNKFLTIQAMQRLGG; from the coding sequence ATGCATATCAAGAAATATGACACCAACTATAGTCGTCGCCGCTTTATGGAGAACACGGTTAAAGGAATTGGTGCCGGTGGTGTGCTAGCGCCACTGTGGCCGCTCATTGCGAATGCTGGTGATGTCAGTAAAGCATATCCCGATGAACTGCTTTCCATCGATATGTACACCAAGGGAAAGATTAAAGCTGGCGATGTTATTACCGCAGAGAATGTTGAGCATGTGAAGGAATTATTAGACCCAATAGCGTATATGCACGTAAAGGAAATGGGGCGACGCATTCATATTGTTGAACCAGTGAAAGACATTACTCGCATCTTTCCCACCGAGTACTTAGAGGCAACCCTTAAAAACCAGGGTAAGGCCGTTATTGGTCAAGACGGTAATGTGTATACCAAAGGTGGCGAGCCTTGGATTGGTGGTACGCCGTTTCCGGAGCCAAAAAATGGTATTGAAGCACAATATAATTTGACCTTGAGCTGGGGACGTCACGATTACTCGCAGTATGCAGTGCGCGACTGGGATATCGATTCTTCTGGTGAGCTTTCGTATCAATACGATTTTGTGTGGACAGAACTGAATACCACTGCACGGACCGACGGAACCGTATGGAAAGGTAAGAAAGATTTATTGCGCTACCAGTCGGTGTTTTTTACCGCACCCAATGACAGTGCCGGTACTTCTTTCTTAAACATATGGGATTACGATCAGCGCAAATTCCCTGAGTTGCACGGCTATATTCCTGCGTTTCGGCGTGTACGGCAGTTCCCCACTAACCAGCGTTTCGAACCCTTGGTTCCCGGTATTACGCTGTTTTTGTCTGATGCATGGGCGGCGGGCGACCCTTTGCAAACCTGGGGCAATTACAAAATTATTGGTCGTCAGCCGATGTTAGGTGCTATCGGCTCTAGAAACTTCCATGGCGGTTATCACGACAACTGGGAAAAGCCGGTTCACGGCGGGCCAAAGGATCAAACCTTCTTCGATACCTATATGGAGCTGGTGCCAGAGTGCATCGTGCTTGAAGCGGAGCCAACGGGATACGCTCGTGCGCCGGTTGGTAAAAAGCGAGTGTGGATTGATGTGCGAAACCAAATGTACGTTGCCTATGTTATTTATGACCGTCGTGGCGAAATTTGGAAGTCGTTTGAACCGCATTACGCAATGCAAGACAACGACAAGATGACCCGCAACGACGGTGCCTTCCCCGCGTGGTCCTGGTCTAGCGTACACAGTCACGACATTCAATCTAATCGCATGAGTCGCTTTGTTCAGGCTAAGTCGGTGACTGGTGGTTATCAAAGTAACTATGATCCGGGTGATGTGGATGTCTTTAATAAATTCCTCACCATTCAGGCTATGCAGCGGCTTGGGGGTTGA
- a CDS encoding glucose 1-dehydrogenase has translation MNCKDKVALVTGAGVGIGEATSKSLAAAGAIVVVSDIDEVAGNRVANELNAAGYQAVFMHLDVCDEAQWAGVINDIVERFGRLQILINNAGIANICGIEDETLEGWRKTNTINNDAVFLGTREAIRVMKASGGSIVNISSIEGIVGDPMLPAYNASKGAVRAFTKSVALYCADKGYGIRVNSVHPGYVATPLVSGALSRLSTGDADAFAQRVVASIPMGRMAEAAEIAKGIVFLASDDASYMTGSELIMDGGYTAR, from the coding sequence ATGAACTGTAAAGATAAAGTGGCCTTAGTGACTGGCGCCGGGGTCGGCATTGGCGAAGCAACATCTAAAAGTTTGGCTGCTGCTGGCGCGATTGTGGTGGTGAGTGATATCGATGAAGTTGCGGGCAATCGCGTAGCAAATGAATTGAATGCAGCGGGTTATCAAGCCGTATTTATGCACCTCGATGTTTGCGACGAGGCCCAGTGGGCTGGGGTTATTAACGACATAGTTGAGCGCTTTGGGCGCTTGCAGATTTTGATCAATAACGCCGGTATCGCCAATATCTGCGGCATAGAAGACGAAACCCTCGAAGGCTGGCGTAAAACCAATACCATCAATAACGACGCAGTATTCCTCGGGACCCGCGAAGCAATTCGGGTAATGAAAGCATCGGGCGGCAGCATCGTTAATATTTCATCAATAGAAGGTATCGTCGGCGACCCAATGCTACCAGCTTACAATGCCAGCAAAGGTGCGGTGCGCGCATTCACTAAATCGGTGGCATTGTACTGTGCAGACAAAGGCTACGGCATACGCGTCAATTCTGTGCATCCTGGTTACGTGGCAACGCCATTGGTGAGCGGCGCACTGTCGCGTCTAAGCACAGGCGACGCTGATGCGTTTGCTCAGCGCGTGGTTGCCAGTATTCCCATGGGCCGTATGGCGGAAGCTGCAGAGATTGCCAAAGGCATTGTGTTTTTGGCGTCGGATGATGCCAGCTATATGACGGGCTCGGAATTGATTATGGATGGCGGTTATACCGCGCGTTGA
- a CDS encoding DUF1329 domain-containing protein, which translates to MKKTAGLALGGVLMPVWKAMANNGDFTAAYPDELMSIDEYSNGKLKAGDYIDASNVELVKDLLEPVKYYQVKEMGRRLRLRETTRDIMKLSPWEYLEASFKNRGQAKFDDKGNVVTLDGKPWIGGLPFPEAKNGLELFAGLTMSWGRHDASFYAIREYDLSREGKVNYQYENGWAEYAPTGRVVLPSVYWKGHEDKLRYQSVFFSEPDSVRGTSYLNIWHYDQNKFPELYGYIPDFKRIRRFPTDQRFEPLVPGSSLYLSDAWAAGDPLHTWGNYKIVSRGPMLAAVSGGWNSASDSWAHTTHGGPKGETFWDTEVELVPEAIAVDAEPTGFPRAPVGKKRVWFDARTQLPLAMVSFDRRGEIFRSFDGAYGLYEDGDKRVMDGKHPYWSWGHVHAFDVQTGQMTRLEQMASMSGGHKMMVNDQDIYDRYLTNGALRRLGN; encoded by the coding sequence TTGAAAAAAACGGCGGGGCTCGCATTGGGTGGCGTGTTGATGCCAGTGTGGAAAGCCATGGCAAACAACGGCGACTTTACGGCGGCGTATCCCGATGAGTTGATGTCGATTGATGAATACAGTAACGGAAAATTAAAGGCCGGTGACTATATAGATGCAAGTAATGTCGAGTTGGTTAAAGATTTGCTCGAGCCGGTTAAGTATTACCAAGTTAAAGAAATGGGCCGCCGTTTGCGGCTGCGAGAAACGACTCGCGACATAATGAAATTAAGTCCATGGGAATACCTGGAAGCCAGCTTTAAGAATCGTGGGCAGGCAAAATTTGATGATAAGGGCAATGTCGTCACTCTTGACGGTAAACCGTGGATTGGCGGCCTGCCGTTTCCAGAAGCAAAAAATGGTTTGGAATTGTTTGCCGGTTTGACGATGAGTTGGGGTCGCCATGACGCGTCTTTTTATGCTATTCGCGAATACGATTTGAGTCGGGAAGGCAAAGTAAATTATCAATATGAAAATGGTTGGGCGGAATACGCACCTACCGGCCGAGTGGTATTGCCTAGTGTGTATTGGAAGGGGCATGAAGATAAACTGCGCTACCAGAGTGTGTTTTTCTCAGAGCCCGACAGTGTACGTGGCACTTCATATTTAAATATATGGCATTACGATCAAAATAAATTCCCTGAACTTTACGGCTACATACCTGATTTTAAGCGCATTCGTCGCTTCCCTACCGACCAGCGCTTTGAGCCATTAGTACCGGGTTCGAGTTTGTACTTGTCTGACGCTTGGGCGGCGGGCGATCCACTGCATACCTGGGGGAATTATAAAATCGTGTCGCGTGGCCCCATGTTGGCAGCGGTGAGTGGCGGTTGGAATTCTGCCAGCGACAGCTGGGCACACACCACCCACGGTGGCCCCAAGGGCGAGACCTTTTGGGATACCGAGGTAGAGTTGGTGCCCGAAGCCATCGCGGTGGACGCAGAGCCAACTGGCTTCCCGCGCGCGCCGGTCGGTAAAAAACGGGTGTGGTTTGACGCCCGCACTCAGTTGCCTTTGGCCATGGTGTCGTTTGATCGGCGCGGTGAGATATTCCGCTCCTTTGATGGTGCTTACGGACTGTATGAAGACGGCGACAAGCGGGTAATGGACGGCAAACACCCCTATTGGTCGTGGGGGCATGTCCACGCCTTCGACGTTCAAACAGGGCAAATGACTCGTCTCGAACAAATGGCCAGCATGAGCGGCGGCCACAAAATGATGGTCAATGATCAAGATATTTACGACCGCTATTTAACCAACGGTGCGCTGCGCCGCTTAGGTAATTAA
- a CDS encoding WD40/YVTN/BNR-like repeat-containing protein translates to MNTTAKIAKYAAPLLLSLAMCAANAAPLQGEMVSQGHAHEALFGVNASAQGLIAVGGAGQISTSKDGSTWQRINLDLGGRSLLAVSDVGGNAIAVGQQGVIVRRDTNTWQEQQSPTSERLFSVAQDGAGFVIASGGFGTILRSLDGGKHWEKLQIDWQALIGQSYEPHVYNVTVDDQGRAYMAGEFGMIARSDDRGTTWHTLHTGDESLFGLAFGQRGLAYAVGQSGTILRSQDGGESWAKIESGSDAILLDVSIRDDDRAVITGIREALSIEAGGQRVERLNNAQLLDSWYCDVGVYNGNFYVVGQKANVLKLSI, encoded by the coding sequence GTGAATACCACAGCGAAGATCGCGAAATATGCCGCGCCGCTGCTATTAAGTCTTGCAATGTGTGCTGCGAATGCAGCGCCCTTGCAAGGCGAAATGGTAAGCCAAGGGCATGCTCATGAAGCCTTGTTTGGTGTTAACGCTAGTGCTCAGGGGCTCATTGCGGTTGGCGGCGCGGGCCAGATAAGTACCAGTAAAGACGGCAGTACCTGGCAGCGGATCAACCTCGACCTGGGGGGGCGATCTCTGTTGGCGGTATCTGACGTCGGCGGCAATGCGATTGCCGTAGGTCAGCAGGGCGTGATCGTGCGCCGTGATACCAACACGTGGCAGGAACAGCAGTCCCCGACCAGCGAACGTCTATTTTCGGTTGCGCAGGATGGTGCTGGCTTTGTGATTGCTTCCGGCGGCTTTGGCACCATTTTACGTTCGCTTGACGGCGGTAAGCACTGGGAGAAGCTCCAAATTGATTGGCAGGCGCTGATCGGTCAGTCCTACGAGCCCCATGTCTACAACGTTACTGTCGACGATCAAGGGCGTGCCTATATGGCCGGTGAATTTGGCATGATCGCGCGCTCCGATGATCGAGGCACAACGTGGCATACCTTGCACACCGGTGACGAGTCCTTATTCGGTTTAGCCTTCGGTCAGCGCGGTTTAGCTTATGCAGTAGGGCAAAGTGGCACTATTTTACGGAGCCAAGATGGCGGCGAAAGCTGGGCCAAAATCGAATCGGGCAGCGATGCGATTCTGCTCGATGTGTCCATTCGTGATGATGATCGAGCAGTGATCACCGGCATTCGAGAAGCGCTTTCTATTGAGGCGGGTGGTCAGCGCGTAGAACGTCTAAATAATGCGCAGTTATTAGATTCTTGGTATTGCGATGTTGGTGTTTATAACGGCAATTTTTATGTGGTTGGTCAAAAAGCCAATGTTCTAAAGCTCTCTATCTAA
- a CDS encoding SDR family NAD(P)-dependent oxidoreductase: protein MSNKLGVFGLEGKVAVVTGAGAGIGEACARMFAQAGAAVMLSDINVEACERIAADLNAQGLQAKAIRLDVTNEDDWAALKLALQAWQNRWDVLLNNAGIYIGGMLEDNTGAQVSKINQINIESVFLGTRAAVECMKPGAMFGSGGSIINLSSIAGLVGVTGHSIYGATKGAVRSLSKHSAVEFAKFGYGVRVNSLHPGLIETAMGDQALQDFVDIGVVANVEEAAALLKSAMIPMGRLGNVQDIANAALFLASDASAYVTGIELTVDGGFCAA from the coding sequence ATGAGTAACAAGCTTGGTGTGTTTGGCTTAGAGGGCAAGGTCGCGGTTGTCACTGGCGCGGGCGCAGGGATTGGCGAGGCTTGTGCGCGAATGTTTGCACAGGCCGGTGCGGCGGTAATGCTCAGCGATATTAATGTAGAGGCCTGCGAGCGCATTGCCGCCGACCTCAACGCACAAGGCTTGCAAGCCAAAGCGATACGCTTAGACGTGACCAATGAAGATGACTGGGCAGCGCTAAAGTTGGCGCTGCAAGCGTGGCAAAACCGCTGGGATGTACTGCTTAACAATGCCGGTATTTATATTGGCGGTATGTTGGAGGATAACACCGGCGCGCAGGTGAGTAAGATCAATCAAATCAATATCGAATCGGTATTTTTGGGTACCCGCGCAGCGGTGGAGTGCATGAAGCCTGGTGCCATGTTTGGCAGTGGCGGCTCTATTATTAATTTATCGTCTATTGCGGGTTTGGTGGGGGTGACTGGCCACAGTATTTATGGCGCTACCAAAGGCGCGGTGCGCTCATTAAGCAAACACAGCGCGGTGGAGTTTGCCAAATTTGGCTATGGCGTTCGTGTTAATTCTTTGCATCCGGGTTTGATTGAAACAGCAATGGGTGATCAGGCCCTACAAGACTTTGTCGACATTGGCGTTGTGGCCAACGTCGAGGAGGCGGCCGCGCTGCTCAAGTCTGCCATGATCCCCATGGGCCGCTTGGGTAATGTACAAGACATTGCCAACGCCGCGTTGTTTTTAGCGTCGGACGCCAGTGCCTATGTAACGGGAATTGAGCTAACCGTTGATGGCGGTTTTTGCGCGGCATAA
- a CDS encoding MDR family oxidoreductase: MTQTYKALVASRQDGKLAVGFEQLSAAEIGEGDVEIAVEYSTLNYKDGLAMSDAVPIVQKEKLILGIDMAGTVVSSDNSLFSVGDKVVLNGYGASETHNGGYTQRLRTKGEYLVKLPAGISTRQAMAIGTAGYTAMLSVMRLERFGVVPESGVVLVTGASGGVGTVAISLLSALGYRVTASTGRVEETEFLKGLGATDVINRAELSEPGEMMQSTRWAAAVDSCGSHTLANVIAQLSYSGVVTACGLAQGLDLPGNMMPFALRNVSLLGVDSVHAPMPLREEAWRRLAKDLDMAKLEALTMDIPFDDVPAAAGKILQGQIRGRAVVKIAD; the protein is encoded by the coding sequence ATGACACAGACATACAAGGCCTTGGTTGCAAGCCGTCAGGATGGAAAATTGGCGGTTGGTTTTGAGCAACTGAGTGCCGCCGAAATTGGCGAAGGCGATGTTGAAATTGCCGTTGAATATTCAACCCTGAATTACAAAGACGGTTTGGCGATGAGTGACGCCGTGCCAATTGTGCAAAAAGAGAAGTTAATACTCGGCATTGATATGGCGGGAACGGTGGTCAGTTCTGATAATTCACTGTTTAGTGTTGGCGACAAAGTTGTACTGAACGGCTATGGCGCCTCAGAAACGCACAATGGGGGTTACACCCAGCGTTTGCGCACCAAGGGCGAATACTTAGTGAAATTACCGGCTGGTATCAGTACGCGGCAGGCCATGGCAATTGGTACAGCCGGTTACACTGCCATGTTGTCGGTTATGCGCCTAGAGCGTTTTGGCGTGGTGCCGGAGTCTGGCGTTGTGCTGGTTACCGGCGCCTCAGGTGGTGTTGGAACCGTGGCGATATCCCTGCTGTCGGCGTTGGGATATAGGGTTACGGCATCAACTGGTCGTGTCGAAGAGACTGAATTCTTGAAAGGCCTTGGTGCCACCGATGTTATCAATCGCGCCGAGCTTTCTGAGCCCGGCGAAATGATGCAGTCCACTCGCTGGGCTGCGGCGGTCGATTCTTGCGGAAGCCACACTTTGGCAAACGTTATCGCGCAGCTTAGTTATAGCGGCGTTGTCACTGCTTGTGGTTTGGCGCAGGGCCTTGATTTGCCGGGAAATATGATGCCCTTCGCGCTGCGTAATGTGTCGTTATTAGGGGTGGATTCTGTTCACGCGCCCATGCCTCTACGCGAAGAAGCGTGGCGCCGATTGGCTAAGGATTTAGACATGGCCAAGCTCGAAGCGTTGACGATGGATATACCGTTTGACGACGTGCCCGCTGCTGCAGGTAAAATTTTGCAGGGTCAAATTCGCGGACGTGCGGTAGTGAAAATCGCCGATTAA